A single genomic interval of Granulicella tundricola MP5ACTX9 harbors:
- a CDS encoding NADPH-dependent FMN reductase, which produces MVVAVLLGSVRSDRVGERVAKWVIAELESRGHEAVLVDPMTLKLPLLDRMWKEVKNEKGSEHAELKAKLQPLAELYQRADGFAIVTAEYNHSAPPALVNLIDYFLEEYFYRPSAIVCYSATPFGGVRAAVQLRSLLAEVGMGSIPTLQPVPAAGDALSAEGVPLTQQLAEKSGKFFDEFEWYMRALAAERKRGTPTGTAA; this is translated from the coding sequence ATGGTCGTAGCAGTTCTTCTAGGTTCAGTCCGGTCAGACAGGGTCGGTGAGCGCGTCGCAAAGTGGGTCATCGCAGAGCTCGAGTCACGCGGGCACGAGGCTGTCCTCGTCGATCCCATGACCCTCAAACTCCCACTCCTCGACCGCATGTGGAAGGAAGTCAAAAACGAGAAGGGTAGTGAGCACGCCGAACTCAAAGCCAAGCTCCAGCCCCTAGCCGAGCTCTACCAGCGTGCCGACGGCTTCGCCATCGTCACCGCCGAGTACAACCACAGCGCCCCGCCCGCGCTCGTCAACCTCATCGACTACTTCCTGGAGGAGTACTTCTACCGCCCCTCCGCTATCGTCTGCTACTCCGCCACTCCGTTTGGAGGCGTCCGCGCCGCCGTCCAACTCCGCTCGCTCCTGGCGGAGGTCGGCATGGGCTCTATCCCCACCCTCCAGCCCGTCCCCGCTGCCGGAGACGCCCTGAGCGCGGAGGGGGTACCCCTCACCCAGCAGCTGGCCGAAAAATCCGGCAAGTTCTTCGACGAGTTTGAGTGGTATATGAGAGCCCTCGCGGCAGAGCGCAAGCGCGGTACCCCTACCGGAACCGCCGCATAG
- a CDS encoding cytochrome c oxidase subunit 3, producing MPAVITPNEIERKRRDLEDGDHGGGRRPPTDKRTGGGGDPDNWNDRRRGRRSPRERLDRYRLGLFFALSAVFMFFVAIVSVFFVSQGSGHFDANARFINEWLPTAIPPLLWLNTLVLVLSSITVEVARRHMFREMDVMDEWLGLGKPTSRRAMPWLVATVVLGCVFLVGQVVAWRQLGAEHVFYNSNPSSHSFFLITGIHGFHLVVGVLALFAALLGLGLSKVVENRQIMVDCAAWYWHSMGILWLGLFALLALFQ from the coding sequence ATGCCAGCAGTCATCACTCCCAACGAAATCGAACGCAAACGGCGGGATCTCGAAGATGGCGACCATGGCGGGGGGCGCCGGCCACCTACGGACAAGCGCACAGGGGGTGGCGGGGACCCGGATAACTGGAACGACCGGCGACGCGGGCGACGGAGTCCAAGGGAGCGACTTGATCGTTACCGGCTTGGGCTGTTCTTCGCGCTTTCGGCCGTCTTCATGTTCTTCGTGGCGATTGTCAGCGTCTTCTTCGTGTCACAAGGCTCAGGACACTTCGACGCAAACGCTCGGTTTATCAATGAGTGGCTGCCTACGGCCATCCCCCCCCTCCTCTGGCTGAATACGCTGGTGCTGGTGCTTAGCTCCATTACCGTGGAGGTGGCCCGGCGGCATATGTTCCGGGAGATGGATGTGATGGATGAGTGGCTGGGGTTGGGAAAGCCTACCTCGCGGCGGGCCATGCCGTGGCTTGTGGCCACCGTCGTATTGGGGTGTGTGTTTCTGGTGGGTCAGGTTGTGGCCTGGCGGCAGCTTGGGGCGGAGCATGTGTTCTATAACTCGAACCCGAGCAGCCACTCGTTTTTTCTGATTACGGGGATTCATGGGTTCCACCTGGTGGTGGGGGTGTTGGCGCTGTTTGCGGCGCTGCTGGGGCTGGGGTTATCTAAGGTGGTTGAGAACCGGCAGATCATGGTGGACTGTGCGGCCTGGTATTGGCACTCGATGGGAATCTTGTGGCTCGGCCTGTTTGCGCTGCTTGCGCTGTTCCAGTGA
- a CDS encoding cytochrome c oxidase subunit I: MKIFRTDHRTIGLSYLVLALIAVAIGTFLSLLMRVHLVWPNRVLPLFGPIKPEDYLALVTIHGTLMLFFVLTTAPQAGFGNLILPAQIGARSMAFPLLNALGFCFTATALLTLLASSFVQGGAAISGWTAYPPLSAVASAGPGQGLGMDLWLASIGLFGIGSIFSSVNTLTTIVTRRCEGMTWERLPLTVWAWFTAAILSVIAFSVLLAALTLLFMDRHAGTSFFLPAGDLVNGTLHRSGNGSPLLWLHLFWFFGHPEVYIAILPGMGLTSMLLANFSRRRVFAYRTMITTTLLIGFLGILVWGHHMFVAGLNPFAGTAFSISTMAIALPSAAKVLSWLATTWQSRPNYSTPMLFSLGFVSLFIAGGLTGPILAQPILDQYLHNTYFVVAHFHLIMAMAGIFGLFAATYYWFPLVCGRLMNERLGRWHFWLTLVGAYATFLPMHLAGLMGNPRHYSQLNGIQNAATTLLARAMPIQKHVTYAAVFLIASQLIFLFNLARSLRCGAPAPENPWGATTLEWIPASLASNAQISVHCGPCEYDERVGSQSFQPQWAEAAKAE; this comes from the coding sequence ATGAAGATCTTCCGCACCGACCATCGGACGATTGGCCTGTCCTATCTCGTTCTGGCCCTGATCGCGGTGGCGATCGGCACGTTTCTTTCCCTGCTGATGCGCGTCCATTTGGTCTGGCCTAACCGTGTTCTGCCGCTGTTTGGACCGATCAAGCCAGAAGACTATCTTGCGCTGGTAACGATCCACGGCACCCTGATGCTCTTCTTCGTTCTGACGACTGCACCCCAGGCTGGCTTTGGCAACCTCATTCTGCCGGCTCAGATCGGAGCACGAAGTATGGCCTTCCCACTGCTGAACGCACTGGGTTTCTGCTTCACGGCAACCGCTCTTCTAACTTTGCTTGCCTCATCGTTTGTTCAGGGCGGGGCCGCCATCTCCGGCTGGACTGCCTACCCGCCGCTTTCGGCTGTAGCGTCGGCCGGGCCTGGACAAGGGTTGGGCATGGATCTTTGGCTCGCCTCGATAGGCCTCTTCGGAATCGGCTCCATCTTCTCCTCGGTCAACACTCTGACGACCATCGTGACTCGACGTTGCGAGGGGATGACGTGGGAGCGGCTGCCACTGACCGTGTGGGCGTGGTTTACTGCCGCGATCCTCTCGGTTATCGCCTTCTCAGTCTTGCTTGCCGCCTTGACTTTACTGTTCATGGATCGTCATGCCGGCACCAGCTTCTTCCTGCCTGCAGGCGATCTGGTCAACGGTACCCTTCATCGCTCAGGCAACGGGTCGCCGCTGCTGTGGCTTCACCTGTTCTGGTTCTTTGGGCACCCGGAGGTCTACATCGCCATCCTTCCCGGGATGGGATTGACCTCGATGCTACTGGCGAACTTTAGTCGGCGGCGGGTCTTTGCCTACCGAACCATGATCACAACCACCCTGCTGATCGGGTTTCTGGGGATTCTTGTCTGGGGGCATCACATGTTTGTGGCCGGGTTGAACCCCTTCGCCGGAACCGCTTTCTCCATCTCAACAATGGCGATTGCCCTGCCTTCAGCGGCGAAGGTGTTGAGTTGGCTGGCCACAACTTGGCAATCCCGTCCGAACTATTCGACGCCAATGCTGTTTTCGCTTGGCTTTGTCTCTTTATTCATTGCCGGTGGGTTGACTGGTCCGATCCTTGCCCAACCGATTCTCGATCAGTATCTGCACAACACATATTTTGTCGTCGCGCACTTCCACCTGATCATGGCGATGGCGGGCATCTTCGGACTCTTCGCCGCAACTTACTATTGGTTTCCCTTGGTCTGTGGACGCTTGATGAACGAACGTCTCGGGCGCTGGCACTTCTGGCTGACGCTTGTGGGGGCGTATGCCACCTTTCTGCCGATGCATCTCGCCGGGCTCATGGGAAATCCCCGCCATTACTCCCAACTAAACGGGATTCAGAACGCCGCAACCACGCTTCTGGCGCGGGCTATGCCGATCCAGAAGCACGTGACCTACGCGGCCGTCTTCCTGATTGCGTCACAGCTGATCTTCCTCTTCAACCTGGCGCGCAGCCTGCGCTGCGGGGCTCCGGCACCGGAGAATCCATGGGGCGCGACCACGCTTGAATGGATTCCCGCTAGTCTTGCATCCAATGCACAAATCTCCGTCCACTGTGGGCCTTGCGAGTATGATGAGCGCGTTGGGAGTCAGAGCTTCCAACCTCAGTGGGCCGAAGCGGCGAAAGCGGAGTAA
- a CDS encoding cytochrome c oxidase subunit II, whose amino-acid sequence MSPGWYLPPNASTQGAPLDSHLSLNLWIAVALLTLAHLILFVGLLLRRRAEARSSNLIEYIPLTALAILFAFLTLRAERLWAATRYVGAAPSALQVEATGMQFAWYFRYPGKDYAFGRTRPELAEPGNGNPLGLDPTDPTAKDDLVTSELVLPAGREVDLHLHAQDVIHGFSVPAMRVKQNAVPGQSIHIHFTPSVPGTYAILCTQLCGLGHYRMTANLRVLPPEEFAAWLRAKEAAVQP is encoded by the coding sequence GTGTCCCCCGGCTGGTACCTCCCCCCCAACGCCTCCACCCAGGGTGCCCCCCTGGACAGCCACCTCTCACTCAATCTTTGGATCGCGGTGGCACTCCTCACGCTGGCTCACCTAATCCTCTTCGTCGGTCTGCTCCTCCGTCGCCGCGCTGAAGCCCGCTCCAGCAACCTGATCGAGTACATCCCGCTAACCGCGCTGGCGATCCTCTTCGCCTTCCTCACCCTCCGCGCCGAGCGCCTCTGGGCCGCCACCCGCTACGTCGGCGCGGCCCCTTCCGCCCTCCAGGTGGAAGCCACCGGCATGCAGTTCGCCTGGTACTTCCGTTACCCCGGCAAGGACTACGCCTTCGGCCGCACCCGGCCAGAGTTGGCCGAGCCCGGCAACGGCAACCCCCTGGGCCTGGACCCCACGGACCCCACCGCCAAGGACGACCTGGTCACCTCAGAGTTGGTACTACCCGCTGGCCGGGAGGTGGACCTGCACCTCCACGCCCAGGACGTCATCCACGGCTTCTCGGTTCCTGCCATGCGGGTGAAGCAGAACGCCGTCCCGGGCCAGTCCATCCACATCCACTTCACCCCCTCCGTACCCGGTACGTACGCCATCCTCTGCACCCAACTGTGCGGACTCGGCCACTACCGTATGACCGCCAACCTGAGAGTGTTGCCACCTGAAGAGTTTGCAGCATGGCTTCGTGCCAAAGAAGCGGCGGTGCAGCCATGA
- the pdxT gene encoding pyridoxal 5'-phosphate synthase glutaminase subunit PdxT: protein MAPESTHLTNLKIGVLALQGAYAAHAEAVIALGAKAILVRRPDQLAGLDGLIIPGGESTTFLRHLERDGFFAALDTFVRDTPTFGTCAGAILLASRVENPTQHSLAAMDITVERNAYGRQNDSTIRTAETTLPGGPLEMVFIRAPRISHTGPEVEVLATRDDFPVLVRQGHLLAATFHPELSPDHRVHRLFLTLAAEHKSAAVESNA, encoded by the coding sequence TTGGCACCGGAATCGACACACCTGACAAACCTTAAGATCGGCGTCTTGGCCCTCCAGGGAGCCTACGCGGCCCACGCGGAGGCCGTTATCGCCTTGGGCGCGAAAGCGATCCTCGTCCGCCGCCCGGACCAGCTCGCGGGTCTCGACGGGCTGATCATCCCCGGAGGAGAGTCAACCACCTTCCTCCGCCACCTGGAGCGCGACGGCTTCTTCGCCGCCCTTGACACCTTCGTCCGGGACACCCCCACCTTCGGCACCTGCGCCGGAGCGATACTGTTAGCCAGCCGGGTTGAGAATCCAACCCAGCATTCGCTGGCCGCCATGGACATCACGGTCGAGCGCAACGCCTACGGCCGCCAGAACGACTCCACCATCCGCACCGCCGAGACCACCCTCCCCGGCGGTCCGCTGGAAATGGTCTTCATCCGCGCACCACGCATCTCGCACACCGGCCCGGAGGTCGAAGTCCTCGCCACCCGCGACGACTTCCCCGTCCTCGTCCGCCAGGGCCACCTGCTAGCCGCCACCTTCCACCCCGAACTCAGCCCCGACCACCGGGTCCACCGCCTCTTCCTCACCCTAGCAGCCGAACACAAATCAGCCGCCGTAGAGTCCAACGCCTGA
- a CDS encoding DUF2059 domain-containing protein: MPMKRTAILLSVLLALPFTAHADETSRKAKAQEIVNLLHMDRLMKQMMDGITQQTKAMTAQMAGGTISPAQQAKLDAFQKKVFTLIDAQMGWKAMEPTYIDLYAKTFTEAELDGMVNFYKSPAGISMVDKLPGLTTQAQQLIGQKMVSLQPQLKQLTEDFQKDIASTTPATTKQP, translated from the coding sequence ATGCCCATGAAGCGCACCGCCATCCTCCTCTCAGTCCTCCTGGCCCTCCCCTTCACCGCCCACGCAGACGAAACCTCCCGCAAAGCCAAGGCCCAGGAGATCGTCAACCTCCTCCACATGGACCGCCTCATGAAGCAGATGATGGACGGCATCACCCAGCAGACCAAGGCCATGACCGCCCAGATGGCCGGCGGCACCATCAGCCCCGCCCAGCAGGCCAAGCTCGACGCCTTCCAGAAAAAGGTCTTCACCCTCATCGACGCCCAGATGGGATGGAAGGCCATGGAGCCCACCTATATCGACCTTTACGCCAAGACCTTCACTGAAGCCGAGCTCGACGGCATGGTCAACTTCTACAAATCCCCCGCAGGCATCTCGATGGTCGATAAACTCCCCGGCCTCACCACCCAGGCACAGCAATTGATCGGGCAAAAGATGGTTTCCCTGCAGCCGCAACTCAAGCAGCTCACGGAAGACTTTCAGAAAGACATTGCATCTACAACACCTGCAACGACTAAGCAGCCATAG
- a CDS encoding IS5 family transposase: MKQQTFASQSIFEKYGRKSRRELFLDEMEVVVPWPELQALVEPHYPKAGNGRRPVGLAIMLRTYFMQQWFNLSDPGVEEAFYESFTLRRFAGVDLGVAPAPDETTVLRFRHLLEKHDLGGAMLDAVNLHLAARGIRIETGTIVDATIIHAPSSTKNEKKERDPAMRQTRKGKQWYFGLKAHIGVDAKEGHVHSVATSAANVSDVHMLPDLLHGEERKVWGDGGYQGQTKAIRQAAPKAQDMTCKRTRFKNYVDEAAKKKNTTKSKVRAKVEHVFRILKRVFGFDKVRYRGIAKNHHRLCANFALINLYLHRKHLAGTAA, encoded by the coding sequence ATGAAGCAGCAGACGTTTGCGTCCCAGTCGATCTTTGAGAAGTATGGGCGGAAGTCTCGGCGGGAGCTGTTTTTGGATGAGATGGAAGTGGTTGTTCCGTGGCCCGAGTTACAGGCTCTGGTCGAACCGCACTACCCGAAGGCCGGCAACGGCCGTCGTCCTGTCGGGCTTGCGATCATGCTTCGGACGTACTTTATGCAACAGTGGTTCAACTTGTCCGACCCCGGCGTCGAAGAGGCGTTTTATGAGTCCTTCACGCTGCGGCGGTTCGCTGGTGTTGACCTGGGCGTGGCTCCGGCACCGGATGAAACGACAGTGCTGCGCTTCCGCCACCTGCTCGAAAAGCATGACCTTGGCGGTGCCATGCTCGACGCGGTGAACCTGCATCTGGCGGCCAGGGGCATCCGCATCGAGACCGGCACGATCGTGGATGCGACCATTATTCATGCGCCTTCTTCGACCAAGAACGAGAAGAAAGAGCGTGATCCGGCGATGCGTCAGACTCGTAAGGGCAAGCAGTGGTACTTCGGACTGAAGGCGCACATCGGCGTTGATGCAAAAGAAGGTCACGTGCACTCAGTGGCAACGTCGGCGGCCAACGTCTCCGACGTACACATGCTGCCGGATCTGCTACATGGGGAGGAGCGCAAGGTGTGGGGCGACGGCGGCTATCAAGGCCAGACCAAGGCCATCCGGCAGGCCGCGCCCAAGGCCCAGGACATGACCTGCAAGCGAACCAGGTTCAAGAACTATGTCGATGAAGCGGCAAAGAAGAAGAATACGACGAAATCAAAAGTAAGAGCGAAAGTAGAACACGTCTTCCGTATCCTGAAGCGCGTCTTCGGCTTCGACAAGGTACGCTACAGAGGCATCGCCAAGAACCATCACCGGCTATGCGCCAACTTCGCCCTCATCAACCTCTACCTCCACCGCAAGCACCTGGCGGGAACCGCCGCCTAG
- a CDS encoding ATP-binding protein, translating into MSETALVFAASDQIGRVVSVDTSRVLINVSDSVLLTSIGVGQLLAIKGTTQQEFLIAITEKVTRTLGLELSPEAETGDDESLSTVPRDLMRAALVGTFRSVEGEKKNTFKRGADSFPQIDRDCYVISGSNLQRFMGILGQEIPEDERLLLGRFVADRSAVAIANGDKFFQRHAAILGSTGSGKSWAVALILERASKLKFPNIIVMDMHGEYAPLADKDKGGFAKRYRIAGPGDLDKPKDDVLFLPYWLLNRDEMLSMILDRSDQNAPNQASRFTSHVRQLKQDFLDSVKKLEVKKTFTVDSPIPYQMKDLLSRLGADNTAKGVSSSTGKPITGDLENKLTRFISRLEAKLEDRRYGFMFTPSIDALNYDWLSQQLVKLLGTSDGAGIKIIDFSEVPSDVLPVVTGTFARLLYDVQFWMKADSRTPVTILCDEAHLYLPVREDADAVQRQALGAFERIAKEGRKYGFSLLVVSQRPSDVSKTILSQCNNFLSLRLTNETDQNVIRRLMPDSLAGLTDILPLLDTGEAVLLGDAVLLPTRIRLDKPVIRPDSSTRDFWIEWSTKKADTDAIVAAVECMRSQTRRLP; encoded by the coding sequence ATGAGTGAAACGGCTCTTGTTTTTGCCGCATCCGACCAAATTGGGCGCGTGGTGTCCGTTGATACGAGCCGTGTGCTCATCAATGTTTCCGACTCGGTTCTGCTGACCAGCATCGGTGTTGGCCAACTCCTCGCAATCAAAGGCACGACGCAACAGGAATTTCTAATCGCGATTACGGAGAAGGTGACGCGTACGCTTGGCCTGGAGTTGTCGCCAGAGGCTGAGACCGGTGATGACGAGTCACTGTCGACGGTCCCCAGGGATCTCATGAGGGCGGCGCTCGTCGGGACATTCAGAAGCGTAGAAGGCGAAAAGAAAAACACGTTCAAGCGTGGTGCAGATAGCTTTCCTCAGATTGATCGGGATTGCTATGTCATCAGCGGCAGCAATCTCCAGCGCTTTATGGGTATCCTTGGTCAAGAGATTCCGGAGGACGAACGTCTGTTGCTGGGTCGGTTTGTCGCTGATCGTTCGGCAGTAGCAATTGCGAACGGCGACAAATTTTTTCAGAGGCACGCTGCAATCCTCGGAAGCACAGGTTCGGGGAAGAGTTGGGCGGTAGCTCTCATCCTTGAGCGCGCATCCAAGCTCAAATTCCCGAACATCATCGTGATGGATATGCACGGCGAATATGCTCCTCTTGCCGATAAAGATAAGGGCGGGTTCGCGAAGCGCTATCGGATCGCCGGCCCAGGAGATCTGGACAAACCGAAAGACGATGTACTATTCCTGCCCTACTGGCTCCTGAACCGGGACGAGATGTTGTCGATGATTTTGGACCGCAGCGATCAAAATGCGCCTAATCAGGCCTCGAGATTCACATCCCACGTACGCCAACTCAAACAAGACTTCTTGGACAGTGTAAAGAAGCTCGAGGTGAAAAAGACGTTCACCGTCGATTCGCCAATTCCATATCAGATGAAAGACCTGCTTAGCCGACTCGGAGCCGATAACACGGCCAAAGGAGTCTCCAGTTCGACCGGCAAGCCGATCACAGGGGATTTAGAGAATAAGCTGACGCGATTCATCTCACGTCTGGAAGCGAAGCTTGAAGATCGCCGATACGGGTTCATGTTCACGCCGTCCATCGACGCTCTGAACTACGACTGGCTGTCACAGCAACTCGTGAAGCTTCTGGGCACGAGCGATGGTGCCGGGATAAAGATCATCGACTTTTCTGAAGTGCCTTCGGACGTTTTGCCCGTGGTGACCGGCACCTTTGCCAGACTGCTCTACGACGTTCAATTCTGGATGAAGGCCGATAGCCGAACGCCCGTCACTATTCTGTGCGATGAAGCCCACCTCTATCTTCCTGTCCGAGAAGACGCAGATGCGGTTCAGCGGCAAGCGTTGGGAGCATTCGAGCGGATTGCAAAAGAGGGCCGGAAGTATGGTTTTTCTCTGCTCGTTGTCAGCCAGCGGCCATCCGATGTCAGCAAGACGATTCTAAGCCAGTGCAACAACTTTCTTTCGCTCCGGCTCACAAATGAGACGGACCAAAATGTCATACGACGCCTGATGCCAGATTCATTGGCTGGACTAACCGACATTCTCCCTTTGCTCGATACCGGCGAAGCGGTTCTTCTCGGCGACGCTGTTTTACTTCCAACTCGGATCCGGCTCGATAAGCCTGTCATCAGGCCAGATAGCTCTACGCGTGACTTCTGGATTGAGTGGTCGACCAAGAAAGCGGATACCGATGCAATCGTCGCAGCTGTTGAATGTATGCGAAGTCAGACGCGACGATTGCCCTAA
- a CDS encoding SIR2 family protein, with the protein MDISALKLTIQQHMSDGLVTIVGSGLSCAEGIPGMDALASHLCSSMPSLMTGPLVAEWAKVSPNITAYGLEDGLTKIAPSTNLEEAIRSEVGRVVFEAEAAITAEVFAGTRTLGFTRLLPHLLRPAGGIQVVTTNYDRLLEVASEEAGLGVDVMFTGVFAGRLDERETRLSFCRDVKLHKGTSRFLYADRVVISKPHGSLDWYERNGEPVRHCGPLHNVSRLIIPPGQNKYRNGYSSPFDVHRERGNKEIDRASRFLIVGYGFNDGHLETHLTERIRKGIPTLILARTLSDNAKKVVGANPNVIALESAVVSGVKATRVYSQGSTDIFGGMSLWDLEQLVTEVFES; encoded by the coding sequence ATGGATATTTCAGCCCTGAAATTGACGATTCAGCAGCACATGAGCGACGGTTTGGTGACGATCGTCGGTTCGGGTTTGTCGTGCGCTGAGGGCATTCCAGGCATGGACGCTCTTGCAAGTCACCTTTGCTCCTCGATGCCCTCACTCATGACTGGTCCCCTTGTTGCCGAATGGGCCAAGGTGTCGCCGAACATCACTGCCTATGGCCTTGAAGACGGCCTTACGAAGATCGCACCGTCGACCAACCTCGAAGAGGCGATCCGCTCGGAAGTCGGGCGGGTTGTTTTCGAAGCGGAGGCAGCGATCACTGCGGAAGTGTTCGCCGGCACCAGAACTCTCGGTTTCACACGCCTGTTACCGCATCTTTTGCGGCCGGCCGGGGGAATACAAGTTGTTACGACGAATTACGACCGGCTACTGGAAGTGGCTTCTGAGGAGGCCGGCCTCGGGGTGGACGTCATGTTCACCGGTGTCTTCGCCGGGCGCCTCGATGAGAGGGAGACGCGTCTGAGCTTCTGTCGTGATGTGAAGCTGCACAAAGGAACATCACGCTTCCTTTACGCCGATAGGGTGGTCATCAGCAAACCCCACGGAAGTCTAGACTGGTACGAGCGCAACGGTGAGCCCGTGCGCCATTGCGGGCCGTTGCACAACGTAAGCAGGCTCATTATTCCGCCTGGTCAAAACAAGTATAGGAACGGCTACAGCAGCCCTTTCGATGTTCATCGCGAACGCGGGAATAAAGAGATAGACCGGGCTTCCCGCTTTCTGATCGTGGGATATGGATTTAACGATGGACATCTGGAAACACACCTTACCGAAAGAATCCGCAAAGGGATACCCACTCTCATTTTGGCGCGCACTTTATCCGACAACGCCAAGAAGGTTGTCGGCGCGAACCCAAACGTTATCGCGCTAGAAAGTGCGGTCGTCAGCGGAGTGAAGGCTACACGCGTGTACAGCCAAGGGAGTACGGACATTTTTGGCGGAATGTCGTTGTGGGATCTAGAGCAACTAGTGACGGAGGTTTTTGAATCATGA
- the pdxS gene encoding pyridoxal 5'-phosphate synthase lyase subunit PdxS — protein MSSTPTSLRLKTGLAEMLKGGVIMDVMDVDQAIIAEAAGAVAVMALERVPAMIRAEGGVARMSHPGMIKAIQKAVSIPVMAKVRIGHFVEAQILEHLAVDFIDESEVLTPADELHHIDKHAFKTPFVCGAKDLGEALRRIAEGAAMIRTKGEPGTGDVIHAVKHMRKITSEMKALTVLSEQELYAAAKELRAPYELVKLVAETGQLPVPNFSAGGIATPADAALMMQLGAQTVFVGSGIFMKEGNIRLDVSLVDGKPLNPSERAEAESRAKAIVRAATHFDNPEILAEASEDCLGAMKGLAVGMIAEEDMMQHRGW, from the coding sequence ATGTCCAGCACCCCCACCAGCCTCCGCCTCAAGACCGGCCTCGCCGAGATGCTCAAAGGCGGCGTCATCATGGACGTCATGGACGTCGATCAGGCCATCATCGCCGAAGCCGCCGGCGCAGTCGCCGTCATGGCCCTCGAGCGCGTCCCCGCCATGATCCGCGCCGAAGGCGGCGTCGCCCGCATGTCCCACCCCGGCATGATCAAGGCCATCCAGAAGGCCGTATCGATCCCCGTCATGGCCAAGGTCCGCATCGGCCACTTCGTCGAAGCCCAGATCCTCGAGCACCTCGCAGTCGACTTCATCGACGAATCCGAAGTCCTCACCCCCGCCGACGAGCTCCACCACATCGATAAGCACGCCTTCAAAACCCCCTTCGTCTGCGGCGCCAAGGACCTCGGCGAAGCCCTCCGCCGCATCGCCGAAGGCGCAGCCATGATCCGCACCAAGGGCGAGCCCGGCACCGGCGACGTCATCCACGCCGTCAAGCACATGCGCAAGATCACCTCCGAGATGAAGGCCCTCACCGTCCTCTCCGAGCAGGAACTCTACGCCGCAGCCAAGGAGCTCCGCGCCCCCTACGAGCTCGTCAAGCTCGTCGCCGAAACCGGCCAGCTCCCCGTCCCCAACTTCTCCGCCGGCGGCATCGCCACCCCTGCCGACGCGGCCCTCATGATGCAGCTCGGCGCGCAGACGGTCTTCGTCGGCTCCGGCATCTTCATGAAGGAGGGCAACATCCGCCTGGACGTCTCCCTCGTAGACGGCAAGCCCCTCAACCCCTCCGAGCGCGCCGAAGCCGAATCCCGCGCCAAAGCAATCGTCCGCGCCGCCACCCACTTCGACAACCCCGAGATCCTGGCCGAGGCCTCAGAAGACTGCCTCGGAGCCATGAAGGGTCTCGCCGTAGGCATGATCGCCGAAGAAGACATGATGCAGCACCGCGGCTGGTAA